The following coding sequences lie in one Oncorhynchus kisutch isolate 150728-3 linkage group LG3, Okis_V2, whole genome shotgun sequence genomic window:
- the znf608 gene encoding zinc finger protein 608 isoform X1 produces the protein MNSALGQAVSNPKSSDVTVSCAKGKEEKKGKNLIRGWKRERDAFRTRKEKHDGQRSPILNSIPDHLCTLGSKANPCHCAGGRMEDIAKNGLDCGIKGSAIVVRKNDDTVTTAKKLRTEKVDSMFTVPAPPPPGPQSPMSNAPFSSPISKQLLVRTRSIGTNTQDGGPDTDSCRPGPCQPGTSVNLEGIVWHETEEGVLVVNVTWRKRTYVGTLLDCTKHDWAPPRFCESPSSDSDLPGGRGRGKRMRLAIPDRPCVEPGLAKVRGLPHKSRGGGIHSKGRRGSLNLINNCRTPPFFTVEEIKPNSIPSGKRKNKPPTDLDLSLVTDDIKNGNGKRIRAKSRSAPSTPQGKSDPTFNDSACTSPILIDCPHPHCNKKYKHINGLRYHQTHAHLDVDRKPEFEAEIEDRLSDCEESLSNMTFDCSDITNSSSKKPSPLYKVSTIGSPKSRRLMFNSDHSPMANSKMRRNSLIKEGLIDDLSNLPIISNMTVVLENCLVTDRNSSVEMPKLEAEGLIDKKGVCDKGKKVHGKVEKCSSKSRTNRPIAPAPPKLIAIPNTVFSTNTTEANTQQSSPSVAVGVTTTKNLSLKPIKPKLNIMVEPSLGKTTLVTCKETRNKDKRRLKDKHNKDTRTSNGDSIQLKMDEGKVVGKEPSGSLLKEHLSKQDVMNSLTESQESRMASIRAEADKVYTFTDNSPSPSIGSSSRLDCGSLESGDGTTTKTNSPAYSDISDAGDDGGSDCRSDTRSKSPRSISASEMNSNNNPNLNPKTPPAASIPAGPVKDPQSPFYHGYDPYYIQNYMQTGQSNTAAFHKTSTLQDSKCKKEDNEGRNTPELFDSKKTDVINSSSQSQLQMAMTQTHTALAQSLYYGQYARGLYMDQKLLIASKCCDQQQITKQRGGQANREPDELKHMITSTSVLSKGTDSVKTCCAKPGLSFAEMDERPQTLTTQPQGKPMLVNMTENQGLVKDSDEMKSSMNPNNQTDLDSNVSFSNHAEVQCWSRPNQSNNVEQQSEDLSQSSEELNADMSKEWEMPSEPVTKLGVELKKATNQNVTTSDIEDCDRLEEQQPIGVMSEESQSARVAVSPAMNPQQQPYIQYQHSYQYLQMCDPSNNSYTVKSPTLVHNYPRFHYPLYGKTAGREESDLTQNSRSVSSKPASESTALELLQHHNLPYHGKSPAPGEKGSLEGERETDRERNHVPFARHLHTHHHTHLGMSYPLMSGQYDIFQGISSRALVSSQKVLVHLSSTDNEGKK, from the exons ATGAATTCAGCACTGGGCCAGGCGGTCAGCAACCCAAAGTCGAGTGATGTAACCGTTTCATGCGCCAAAGGcaaagaggaaaaaaagggaaaaAATCTAATCAGAGGCTGGAAAAGGGAGAGGGATGCTTTCAGGACGAGGAAAGAGAAACATGATGGTCAAAGAAGTCCCATCTTAAATTCTATACCTGACCATTTATGCACCCTCGGAAGCAAAGCGAATCCGTGTCATTGTGCAGGGGGCAGAATGGAAGACATTGCCAAAAACGGTTTGGATTGTGGAATAAAGGGCAGCGCTATTGTTGTGAGGAAGAATGACGACACTGTCACAACCGCAAAGAAACTGAGAACAGAAAAG GTGGATTCAATGTTTACAGTGCCTGCACCCCCGCCACCCGGCCCTCAAAGCCCAATGTCCAATGCCCCCTTCTCTTCACCCATCTCAAAGCAACTTCTGGTGAGGACCAGATCCATAGGAACCAACACACAAGATGGAGGGCCAGACACCGATTCATGTCGCCCTGGCCCTTGTCAGCCAGGCACCAGTGTCAACCTGGAGGGCATTGTGTGGCATGAGACTGAGGAAG GTGTCCTTGTAGTCAATGTAACATGGAGAAAAAGAACCTATGTGGGGACTCTTTTGGACTGTACCAAGCATGACTGGGCACCACCCAG ATTTTGTGAGTCACCATCCAGTGACTCTGATCTGCCAGGTGGCCGTGGCCGTGGTAAAAGGATGCGACTGGCCATCCCGGATCGACCCTGTGTTGAACCTGGGCTTGCCAAGGTCCGAGGGCTGCCACATAAGAGCCGTGGTGGGGGCATTCACAGCAAGGGCCGAAGAGGGAGCCTTAATCTGATCAATAACTGCAGAACACCTCCATTTTTCACAGTTGAGGAGATCAAGCcaaactccatcccatctgggAAGAGGAAAAACAAACCACCGACTGATCTGGATTTGAGTTTAGTCACAGATGACATTAAAAATGGAAACGGGAAGAGGATCCGTGCCAAGTCCCGGAGTGCTCCTTCCACTCCACAGGGAAAGTCGGATCCTACCTTTAACGATTCGGCATGTACCTCTCCCATACTGATAGACTGCCCCCATCCTCACTGTAACAAGAAATACAAGCATATCAATGGGCTGCGGTACCACCAGACACATGCACACTTAGATGTGGACCGGAAGCCAGAGTTTGAGGCTGAGATTGAGGACAGACTGTCTGATTGTGAGGAGTCCCTCAGTAACATGACTTTCGACTGCTCTGATATAACCAATAGCTCATCAAAGAAGCCCAGCCCCCTATATAAGGTTTCTACAATAGGGTCTCCAAAAAGCAGACGATTAATGTTCAATAGTGATCATAGTCCCATGGCGAATTCTAAAATGAGGAGGAATTCGTTGATCAAAGAGGGACTCATTGATGACTTGAGTAACTTGCCAATCATCTCGAACATGACTGTGGTACTGGAAAATTGCCTTGTTACTGATAGGaactcctctgtggagatgcctAAGCTTGAAGCCGAGGGTTTGATCGATAAGAAGGGAGTGTGTGATAAAGGGAAAAAGGTTCATGGGAAAGTTGAGAAGTGTTCATCTAAATCTAGAACCAACAGGCCTATAGCTCCTGCTCCCCCAAAGCTGATTGCAATCCCCAACACTGTGTTCTCCACTAACACAACAGAAGCCAACACACAGCAGTCTTCCCCATCAGTAGCTGTTGGTGTCACCACAACAAAGAACCTCTCACTTAAACCCATCAAGCCAAAGTTAAACATCATGGTAGAGCCAAGTCTGGGTAAAACAACCCTAGTCACTTGCAAGGAGACCAGGAACAAAGACAAACGAAGATtaaaagacaaacacaataaAGACACAAGGACCTCTAATGGCGATAGCATTCAACTAAAGATGGACGAGGGAAAGGTGGTGGGAAAAGAACCTTCTGGAAGCCTTCTGAAAGAGCACTTGAGCAAACAAGACGTAATGAACAGTCTAACGGAGTCTCAGGAGAGTAGAATGGCCAGCATCAGAGCTGAGGCTGACAAAGTGTACACGTTCACTGACAACTCTCCTAGTCCTTCCATAGGTAGCTCTTCAAGACTGGATTGTGGCTCCCTTGAAAGTGGAGATGGCACCACCACCAAAACTAACAGCCCGGCATACTCAGACATATCGGATGCAGGTGATGATGGGGGTTCAGACTGCCGTTCAGACACTAGGTCCAAAAGTCCAAGGTCCATCTCAGCCTCTGAGATGAACTCAAACAACAATCCCAATCTAAATCCAAAGACTCCTCCAGCTGCATCTATTCCTGCAGGGCCTGTCAAAGACCCCCAGTCTCCTTTTTACCACGGATATGACCCCTACTATATTCAGAATTACATGCAGACCGGCCAGTCAAACACAGCTGCTTTCCATAAGACCTCCACCCTTCAAGACAGTAAATGCAAAAAGGAGGACAATGAGGGGAGAAACACCCCGGAATTATTTGATTCGAAGAAGACTGATGTCATCAACTCAAGTTCGCAGTCCCAGCTTCAGATGGcgatgacacaaacacacacggctCTTGCCCAGTCCTTGTACTACGGCCAGTATGCACGAGGTCTTTACATGGATCAAAAACTCTTAATTGCATCCAAGTGCTGTGATCAGCAGCAAATCACCAAGCAGAGAGGAGGTCAAGCAAACCGAGAACCAGATGAGTTGAAACACATGATAACCTCGACATCTGTATTATCTAAGGGGACAGACTCTGTGAAAACGTGCTGTGCCAAACCTGGGCTCTCGTTTGCAGAAATGGATGAGCGACCCCAGACTCTGACCACACAGCCACAAGGGAAGCCGATGCTTGTCAATATGACAGAAAACCAGGGACTTGTCAAAGACAGTGATGAAATGAAATCATCCATGAATCCAAATAATCAGACAGATCTGGACTCAAATGTATCATTTTCAAAT CATGCAGAAGTCCAATGCTGGTCCCGACCAAATCAATCCAATAATGTGGAGCAGCAAAGTGAAGATCTTAGCCAGAGCTCAGAGGAGTTAAATGCTGACATGTCTAAGGAGTGGGAGATGCCCTCTGAGCCAGTGACAAAGTTGGGAGTAGAGCTCAAAAAGGCTACGAACCAGAACGTCACCACATCAGACATAGAGGACTGTGATAGGCTAGAGGAGCAGCAGCCAATAGGGGTCATGTCTGAGGAATCACAGAGTGCCAGGGTGGCTGTATCACCAGCGATgaacccccaacaacaaccctATATCCAGTACCAGCATTCCTACCAATACCTACAGATGTGTGACCCCAGCAACAACTCTTACACGGTCAAGTCACCCACCCTGGTGCATAACTACCCAC GTTTCCACTATCCTCTCTATGGGAAAACAGCAGGCAGAGAGGAGTCAGATTTGACTCAGAACAGCCGTAGTGTGAGCAGTAAGCCAGCCAGTGAGTCTACTGCCCTTGAGCTTCTGCAACACCACAATCTGCCATACCATGGCAAATCCCCTGCG CCTGGTGAGAAAGGATCccttgaaggagagagagagactgaccggGAGAGGAACCATGTTCCCTTTGCCAGGCACCTTCACACTCATCATCATACACATCTTGGAATGAGCTACCCACTCATGTCTGGGCAGTACGACATTTTCCAAG GGATAAGCTCTAGAGCCCTGGTTTCCAGCCAGAAGGTGTTGGTACACTTATCTTCAACTG ATAATGAAGGGAAGAAGTAA
- the znf608 gene encoding zinc finger protein 608 isoform X2, with protein sequence MNSALGQAVSNPKSSDVTVSCAKGKEEKKGKNLIRGWKRERDAFRTRKEKHDGQRSPILNSIPDHLCTLGSKANPCHCAGGRMEDIAKNGLDCGIKGSAIVVRKNDDTVTTAKKLRTEKVDSMFTVPAPPPPGPQSPMSNAPFSSPISKQLLVRTRSIGTNTQDGGPDTDSCRPGPCQPGTSVNLEGIVWHETEEGVLVVNVTWRKRTYVGTLLDCTKHDWAPPRFCESPSSDSDLPGGRGRGKRMRLAIPDRPCVEPGLAKVRGLPHKSRGGGIHSKGRRGSLNLINNCRTPPFFTVEEIKPNSIPSGKRKNKPPTDLDLSLVTDDIKNGNGKRIRAKSRSAPSTPQGKSDPTFNDSACTSPILIDCPHPHCNKKYKHINGLRYHQTHAHLDVDRKPEFEAEIEDRLSDCEESLSNMTFDCSDITNSSSKKPSPLYKVSTIGSPKSRRLMFNSDHSPMANSKMRRNSLIKEGLIDDLSNLPIISNMTVVLENCLVTDRNSSVEMPKLEAEGLIDKKGVCDKGKKVHGKVEKCSSKSRTNRPIAPAPPKLIAIPNTVFSTNTTEANTQQSSPSVAVGVTTTKNLSLKPIKPKLNIMVEPSLGKTTLVTCKETRNKDKRRLKDKHNKDTRTSNGDSIQLKMDEGKVVGKEPSGSLLKEHLSKQDVMNSLTESQESRMASIRAEADKVYTFTDNSPSPSIGSSSRLDCGSLESGDGTTTKTNSPAYSDISDAGDDGGSDCRSDTRSKSPRSISASEMNSNNNPNLNPKTPPAASIPAGPVKDPQSPFYHGYDPYYIQNYMQTGQSNTAAFHKTSTLQDSKCKKEDNEGRNTPELFDSKKTDVINSSSQSQLQMAMTQTHTALAQSLYYGQYARGLYMDQKLLIASKCCDQQQITKQRGGQANREPDELKHMITSTSVLSKGTDSVKTCCAKPGLSFAEMDERPQTLTTQPQGKPMLVNMTENQGLVKDSDEMKSSMNPNNQTDLDSNVSFSNHAEVQCWSRPNQSNNVEQQSEDLSQSSEELNADMSKEWEMPSEPVTKLGVELKKATNQNVTTSDIEDCDRLEEQQPIGVMSEESQSARVAVSPAMNPQQQPYIQYQHSYQYLQMCDPSNNSYTVKSPTLVHNYPRFHYPLYGKTAGREESDLTQNSRSVSSKPASESTALELLQHHNLPYHGKSPAPGEKGSLEGERETDRERNHVPFARHLHTHHHTHLGMSYPLMSGQYDIFQDNEGKK encoded by the exons ATGAATTCAGCACTGGGCCAGGCGGTCAGCAACCCAAAGTCGAGTGATGTAACCGTTTCATGCGCCAAAGGcaaagaggaaaaaaagggaaaaAATCTAATCAGAGGCTGGAAAAGGGAGAGGGATGCTTTCAGGACGAGGAAAGAGAAACATGATGGTCAAAGAAGTCCCATCTTAAATTCTATACCTGACCATTTATGCACCCTCGGAAGCAAAGCGAATCCGTGTCATTGTGCAGGGGGCAGAATGGAAGACATTGCCAAAAACGGTTTGGATTGTGGAATAAAGGGCAGCGCTATTGTTGTGAGGAAGAATGACGACACTGTCACAACCGCAAAGAAACTGAGAACAGAAAAG GTGGATTCAATGTTTACAGTGCCTGCACCCCCGCCACCCGGCCCTCAAAGCCCAATGTCCAATGCCCCCTTCTCTTCACCCATCTCAAAGCAACTTCTGGTGAGGACCAGATCCATAGGAACCAACACACAAGATGGAGGGCCAGACACCGATTCATGTCGCCCTGGCCCTTGTCAGCCAGGCACCAGTGTCAACCTGGAGGGCATTGTGTGGCATGAGACTGAGGAAG GTGTCCTTGTAGTCAATGTAACATGGAGAAAAAGAACCTATGTGGGGACTCTTTTGGACTGTACCAAGCATGACTGGGCACCACCCAG ATTTTGTGAGTCACCATCCAGTGACTCTGATCTGCCAGGTGGCCGTGGCCGTGGTAAAAGGATGCGACTGGCCATCCCGGATCGACCCTGTGTTGAACCTGGGCTTGCCAAGGTCCGAGGGCTGCCACATAAGAGCCGTGGTGGGGGCATTCACAGCAAGGGCCGAAGAGGGAGCCTTAATCTGATCAATAACTGCAGAACACCTCCATTTTTCACAGTTGAGGAGATCAAGCcaaactccatcccatctgggAAGAGGAAAAACAAACCACCGACTGATCTGGATTTGAGTTTAGTCACAGATGACATTAAAAATGGAAACGGGAAGAGGATCCGTGCCAAGTCCCGGAGTGCTCCTTCCACTCCACAGGGAAAGTCGGATCCTACCTTTAACGATTCGGCATGTACCTCTCCCATACTGATAGACTGCCCCCATCCTCACTGTAACAAGAAATACAAGCATATCAATGGGCTGCGGTACCACCAGACACATGCACACTTAGATGTGGACCGGAAGCCAGAGTTTGAGGCTGAGATTGAGGACAGACTGTCTGATTGTGAGGAGTCCCTCAGTAACATGACTTTCGACTGCTCTGATATAACCAATAGCTCATCAAAGAAGCCCAGCCCCCTATATAAGGTTTCTACAATAGGGTCTCCAAAAAGCAGACGATTAATGTTCAATAGTGATCATAGTCCCATGGCGAATTCTAAAATGAGGAGGAATTCGTTGATCAAAGAGGGACTCATTGATGACTTGAGTAACTTGCCAATCATCTCGAACATGACTGTGGTACTGGAAAATTGCCTTGTTACTGATAGGaactcctctgtggagatgcctAAGCTTGAAGCCGAGGGTTTGATCGATAAGAAGGGAGTGTGTGATAAAGGGAAAAAGGTTCATGGGAAAGTTGAGAAGTGTTCATCTAAATCTAGAACCAACAGGCCTATAGCTCCTGCTCCCCCAAAGCTGATTGCAATCCCCAACACTGTGTTCTCCACTAACACAACAGAAGCCAACACACAGCAGTCTTCCCCATCAGTAGCTGTTGGTGTCACCACAACAAAGAACCTCTCACTTAAACCCATCAAGCCAAAGTTAAACATCATGGTAGAGCCAAGTCTGGGTAAAACAACCCTAGTCACTTGCAAGGAGACCAGGAACAAAGACAAACGAAGATtaaaagacaaacacaataaAGACACAAGGACCTCTAATGGCGATAGCATTCAACTAAAGATGGACGAGGGAAAGGTGGTGGGAAAAGAACCTTCTGGAAGCCTTCTGAAAGAGCACTTGAGCAAACAAGACGTAATGAACAGTCTAACGGAGTCTCAGGAGAGTAGAATGGCCAGCATCAGAGCTGAGGCTGACAAAGTGTACACGTTCACTGACAACTCTCCTAGTCCTTCCATAGGTAGCTCTTCAAGACTGGATTGTGGCTCCCTTGAAAGTGGAGATGGCACCACCACCAAAACTAACAGCCCGGCATACTCAGACATATCGGATGCAGGTGATGATGGGGGTTCAGACTGCCGTTCAGACACTAGGTCCAAAAGTCCAAGGTCCATCTCAGCCTCTGAGATGAACTCAAACAACAATCCCAATCTAAATCCAAAGACTCCTCCAGCTGCATCTATTCCTGCAGGGCCTGTCAAAGACCCCCAGTCTCCTTTTTACCACGGATATGACCCCTACTATATTCAGAATTACATGCAGACCGGCCAGTCAAACACAGCTGCTTTCCATAAGACCTCCACCCTTCAAGACAGTAAATGCAAAAAGGAGGACAATGAGGGGAGAAACACCCCGGAATTATTTGATTCGAAGAAGACTGATGTCATCAACTCAAGTTCGCAGTCCCAGCTTCAGATGGcgatgacacaaacacacacggctCTTGCCCAGTCCTTGTACTACGGCCAGTATGCACGAGGTCTTTACATGGATCAAAAACTCTTAATTGCATCCAAGTGCTGTGATCAGCAGCAAATCACCAAGCAGAGAGGAGGTCAAGCAAACCGAGAACCAGATGAGTTGAAACACATGATAACCTCGACATCTGTATTATCTAAGGGGACAGACTCTGTGAAAACGTGCTGTGCCAAACCTGGGCTCTCGTTTGCAGAAATGGATGAGCGACCCCAGACTCTGACCACACAGCCACAAGGGAAGCCGATGCTTGTCAATATGACAGAAAACCAGGGACTTGTCAAAGACAGTGATGAAATGAAATCATCCATGAATCCAAATAATCAGACAGATCTGGACTCAAATGTATCATTTTCAAAT CATGCAGAAGTCCAATGCTGGTCCCGACCAAATCAATCCAATAATGTGGAGCAGCAAAGTGAAGATCTTAGCCAGAGCTCAGAGGAGTTAAATGCTGACATGTCTAAGGAGTGGGAGATGCCCTCTGAGCCAGTGACAAAGTTGGGAGTAGAGCTCAAAAAGGCTACGAACCAGAACGTCACCACATCAGACATAGAGGACTGTGATAGGCTAGAGGAGCAGCAGCCAATAGGGGTCATGTCTGAGGAATCACAGAGTGCCAGGGTGGCTGTATCACCAGCGATgaacccccaacaacaaccctATATCCAGTACCAGCATTCCTACCAATACCTACAGATGTGTGACCCCAGCAACAACTCTTACACGGTCAAGTCACCCACCCTGGTGCATAACTACCCAC GTTTCCACTATCCTCTCTATGGGAAAACAGCAGGCAGAGAGGAGTCAGATTTGACTCAGAACAGCCGTAGTGTGAGCAGTAAGCCAGCCAGTGAGTCTACTGCCCTTGAGCTTCTGCAACACCACAATCTGCCATACCATGGCAAATCCCCTGCG CCTGGTGAGAAAGGATCccttgaaggagagagagagactgaccggGAGAGGAACCATGTTCCCTTTGCCAGGCACCTTCACACTCATCATCATACACATCTTGGAATGAGCTACCCACTCATGTCTGGGCAGTACGACATTTTCCAAG ATAATGAAGGGAAGAAGTAA